From the Lathyrus oleraceus cultivar Zhongwan6 chromosome 4, CAAS_Psat_ZW6_1.0, whole genome shotgun sequence genome, one window contains:
- the LOC127137467 gene encoding U11/U12 small nuclear ribonucleoprotein 31 kDa protein, giving the protein MSSKKKHKRKHSDIDEDDDVFYYRYCASSSTPNTTTGTTSSNQPQSKPNNKGSSIGGTGEPLAPSKSTLYVSNLDSSLTNSDLHTLFSTFGRIARLTVLKDRHTRLSRGVAFVQFVSRNDAQHAMAEMNKKILNRRTLTASIAADNGRAPEFIRKRVYNTETALCYECGGHGHLSYECPKNQLGPRPRPQPKKPRRGFSGLRDRDGEEEGDDDEEEGGQIAAEQFDDNWASVVDDEAGERLLGRNRNDDEGLDNNKTKKKGKKAGYFSDESDHDDDD; this is encoded by the coding sequence ATGTCAAGCAAGAAGAAACACAAACGAAAACACAGCGACATCGATGAAGATGACGACGTTTTCTACTACCGCTACTGCGCTTCGTCCTCAACCCCCAACACCACCACCGGCACCACATCCAGTAATCAACCCCAATCAAAACCGAACAACAAAGGATCATCAATAGGAGGAACAGGTGAACCCTTAGCACCATCAAAATCGACGCTATACGTTTCTAATCTAGATTCCTCCCTAACAAACTCCGATCTCCATACGCTCTTCTCTACTTTCGGCCGCATCGCGCGTCTAACCGTTCTCAAAGACCGTCACACGCGCCTAAGCCGCGGTGTCGCGTTTGTCCAATTCGTTTCTCGTAATGACGCCCAACATGCCATGGCGGAGATGAATAAGAAGATTCTCAATCGAAGGACTCTAACTGCTTCTATTGCTGCTGATAATGGACGTGCTCCGGAGTTTATTCGGAAGCGCGTGTACAATACTGAGACTGCTTTGTGTTATGAGTGTGGGGGGCATGGTCATTTGTCGTATGAGTGTCCTAAGAATCAGTTGGGGCCGAGGCCGCGGCCTCAGCCTAAGAAGCCGCGACGGGGATTTAGTGGGCTGAGGGATAGGGATGGGGAGGAGGAAGGTGATGATGATGAGGAGGAGGGTGGTCAGATTGCTGCGGAGCAGTTTGACGATAATTGGGCTTCTGTTGTGGATGATGAAGCGGGTGAAAGGTTGCTGGGGAGAAACAGAAATGATGATGAGGGTTTGGACAACAATAAGACgaagaagaaagggaagaaaGCTGGGTATTTCAGTGATGAGAgtgatcatgatgatgatgattga